One genomic segment of Chitinophaga sancti includes these proteins:
- a CDS encoding amino acid adenylation domain-containing protein — MSTFHISPVQKRIFRHSREKKLFHYALFRINVPVAHDLVQRWRQLVNKHSILRTTFTYNNNVLLPFQEITTADHTTVKLITADEKDIADNWNMFTKEESDAIRLIIFQTTEEQPVYFGIVSPAVYLDSWSIRYLAQQLITTADINAESPEFVQYVEWLEQLSPPDEGLPAGLEAAWTKGTGACTLTLEEGHADGQTYITQEVILPDDLLTELNAIALKMDLRPCDIWYWAWTNLLALYQEQEQGSHLLVSSGRNFEEFREIPGPFAKAISYHIRKEQQQDILSLKEQRESLEVYREYFNPEGMPAHSCSFEYLERIHFPDTVMKEMPVCIDSLSVNEPFVLSFFAEERVDTTRVLLQANEQAISAVSLAWISQTLLQYINAFAEQEGDVINIPVLLTPDAEKKILDELAFGTDILYDKETLTDIFIDTVTRFPESNAVIWGQGSMTYRELFFRARQLSETLMEQFDISPGDRVVVHVSRTDKVVPLIWGIIFSGATYIPVDKQYPEERIRYILEQSDAKLLITDSTMDTMLKKVSFDQLLMESAVISLSRSLPVCGADHPVYILYTSGTTGLPKGCVITMDNLLHYTRWANSYYFNDAAEGVMPLFTTLAFDLTVTSFFCTLMRGAALYVFGEQDYINQLISDSFKGLSGIDTIKLTPSHIRILPYLDVHTTHINTCIVGGEALLESDVKILRALNPGMNIYNEYGPTECTVGCIVWKVPETFHTILVGKPISNTSAFIFNTDMELCSPGIEGEIYISGKTVGAGYFRDDEKTAARFIPVAGTSSKLYRTGDKGYWMPDGNIRYTGRNDQMIKIRGYRIEPGEIAAVIRQVAGVNDAFVMACMNADNELELVGYYEGTQLLTDKIQAQLNIHLPVYMHPPHLIALEKFPLNVNGKLDMAALPSPEEVRGRMHHYVAPQKKLEKLLAGVWETVMKRTQIGIHDHFLSIGGDSIKAIQVVARMRDIGWKLQVGDILRCSTIASLVNYLQENDPHPEADAAITGEVPLTPLQIKFFNDNITQPHYYNQSILLDAGERVNEDRLKKAILKLWHSHAMLRATFPITDNVRTLKILPADMPGNDCFLVLSNADEQKEEQMRYWQARFDLERGPLFRCLLFRDGEKDMIFLLAHHLIIDGVSWRILLEQLSRLYLMTNPEDLHLSATGSYYQWSVALKQRVQQISVAEQDYWEKMSESIKDEWPAERHIEKTFRHYELRSGVLPAEKTGQLLHMDLHGMGISIEEILLSCLSETICRWNGMDEITCYLESHGRSSTGDAAVFAETIGWFTMKYPIRLSGMPDAEVAGNIQQTIHAMEQIPGNGEGYLCLKYLTEENVLKNGNEPFFTFNYLGQGDTLDNTPFSIHKISSFQQDIGGEIYMPSAVFFTLIITDGVLCIDISYHQGVYTRSAIEELLQLYILTLERYITELRSDTYSFKRTLSGIDTQGLNARELDEILNSI, encoded by the coding sequence ATGAGTACCTTTCATATATCTCCTGTACAGAAAAGAATATTCAGGCATTCAAGGGAAAAGAAACTATTTCATTATGCATTGTTCCGTATAAATGTTCCTGTTGCCCATGATCTGGTACAACGCTGGCGCCAGCTGGTAAATAAGCATAGCATTCTGCGTACTACATTTACCTATAACAACAATGTATTACTCCCGTTCCAGGAGATAACAACAGCAGACCACACAACAGTAAAGTTAATTACAGCAGATGAAAAGGACATCGCGGATAACTGGAATATGTTTACAAAAGAAGAAAGTGATGCCATCAGGCTGATCATCTTTCAGACAACTGAGGAACAACCGGTTTATTTTGGCATCGTCTCGCCGGCTGTATATTTGGATAGCTGGTCTATACGGTACCTGGCACAACAACTGATCACCACAGCCGATATAAACGCCGAATCTCCTGAGTTTGTGCAATATGTGGAATGGCTGGAGCAACTTTCTCCTCCGGATGAAGGTCTTCCCGCCGGATTGGAAGCTGCATGGACAAAGGGTACAGGAGCATGTACCCTTACGCTGGAAGAAGGTCATGCAGACGGACAAACCTATATTACACAGGAAGTGATCCTCCCGGATGATCTGTTAACTGAGCTGAACGCTATCGCGCTCAAAATGGACCTTCGGCCATGTGATATCTGGTACTGGGCCTGGACAAACCTGCTCGCTTTATACCAGGAGCAGGAACAGGGATCACATCTCCTGGTTTCTTCCGGGCGTAACTTTGAGGAGTTCAGAGAAATTCCCGGCCCGTTTGCCAAAGCAATCAGTTATCATATACGAAAAGAACAGCAGCAGGATATATTAAGCCTGAAAGAACAAAGAGAGAGTCTGGAAGTATACCGGGAATATTTTAATCCGGAAGGGATGCCTGCACATTCCTGTTCATTTGAATACCTGGAGCGTATACATTTTCCTGATACGGTGATGAAAGAAATGCCGGTCTGCATCGATAGTTTATCTGTTAATGAACCATTTGTGCTTTCGTTTTTTGCGGAAGAAAGGGTTGATACAACAAGAGTATTATTGCAGGCGAATGAACAGGCAATATCCGCAGTATCACTTGCCTGGATCAGCCAAACCCTGCTGCAGTATATCAATGCCTTTGCAGAACAGGAAGGAGATGTAATAAATATTCCTGTATTGTTAACCCCGGATGCAGAAAAGAAAATACTGGATGAGCTGGCATTTGGAACTGACATATTATATGATAAGGAAACATTGACAGATATTTTTATAGATACGGTTACCCGTTTCCCTGAAAGTAACGCCGTAATCTGGGGGCAGGGTAGTATGACATACAGGGAACTGTTCTTTCGCGCCAGGCAATTATCGGAAACGTTAATGGAACAATTTGATATCTCTCCGGGCGATAGAGTAGTAGTACATGTTTCCCGCACAGATAAAGTGGTGCCGCTTATCTGGGGAATTATTTTTAGTGGTGCTACTTATATCCCGGTAGATAAGCAATACCCGGAGGAAAGGATCAGGTATATCCTGGAACAGTCTGATGCAAAACTCCTCATCACAGACAGTACAATGGATACGATGCTGAAAAAGGTATCCTTTGATCAGCTGTTAATGGAATCTGCTGTAATCAGTTTGTCGCGCTCACTACCGGTATGCGGGGCTGATCATCCCGTTTACATATTGTATACGTCGGGAACCACCGGTTTGCCGAAAGGTTGTGTGATTACGATGGATAACCTGTTGCATTATACCCGTTGGGCAAACAGTTATTATTTCAATGATGCTGCAGAGGGAGTAATGCCATTATTTACAACGCTGGCATTTGATCTTACCGTTACTTCTTTTTTCTGCACGCTGATGAGAGGAGCTGCCTTATATGTGTTTGGAGAACAGGATTACATAAATCAACTTATCAGTGATTCCTTTAAAGGATTATCCGGAATAGATACGATTAAATTGACACCATCGCACATACGGATTTTACCATATCTGGATGTGCATACCACTCACATAAATACCTGTATTGTAGGAGGTGAGGCATTACTTGAAAGTGATGTTAAAATATTGAGGGCCCTAAATCCAGGGATGAATATCTATAATGAATACGGTCCAACGGAATGTACGGTAGGCTGTATTGTATGGAAAGTGCCTGAAACATTCCATACAATCCTGGTAGGGAAACCTATCAGTAATACCAGTGCATTCATCTTTAACACGGATATGGAGTTGTGTTCACCCGGTATTGAGGGAGAAATTTATATCAGTGGAAAAACAGTTGGTGCCGGGTATTTCAGGGATGACGAAAAAACAGCAGCCAGGTTTATTCCTGTTGCCGGTACTTCCAGCAAATTGTATCGTACCGGCGACAAAGGCTATTGGATGCCGGATGGTAACATCCGTTATACAGGCAGGAATGATCAGATGATCAAAATCCGGGGTTACCGGATAGAACCGGGTGAAATAGCGGCTGTAATAAGACAGGTGGCCGGTGTGAATGATGCTTTTGTAATGGCATGTATGAATGCAGATAATGAATTGGAACTGGTAGGCTATTATGAAGGAACACAATTATTGACAGATAAAATACAGGCACAGCTTAACATCCATCTCCCTGTATACATGCATCCTCCTCACCTGATAGCGCTGGAGAAATTTCCACTGAATGTAAATGGTAAACTGGATATGGCTGCACTACCTTCTCCCGAAGAAGTACGCGGGCGTATGCATCATTATGTAGCACCACAAAAAAAGCTGGAAAAACTGCTGGCAGGTGTTTGGGAGACTGTAATGAAAAGAACACAGATAGGTATACATGATCATTTCCTGAGTATAGGTGGAGATTCCATTAAAGCTATCCAGGTTGTAGCACGGATGCGCGATATAGGATGGAAATTGCAGGTGGGGGATATTCTCAGGTGTTCAACGATCGCATCGCTGGTGAACTACCTGCAAGAAAATGATCCGCATCCTGAAGCAGATGCCGCCATCACAGGGGAAGTACCACTTACACCCTTGCAGATTAAATTTTTCAACGATAACATTACACAACCTCATTATTATAATCAGTCCATCCTGTTGGATGCGGGAGAGCGGGTGAATGAAGACCGGCTAAAAAAAGCCATTCTTAAATTGTGGCATTCACATGCCATGTTACGCGCTACTTTTCCAATAACAGACAATGTACGCACCCTGAAAATATTACCTGCGGACATGCCTGGAAATGATTGTTTCCTGGTGCTTTCCAACGCTGATGAGCAGAAGGAAGAACAGATGCGATACTGGCAGGCACGGTTTGACCTGGAAAGAGGGCCCTTGTTTCGCTGTTTGTTGTTCCGCGATGGCGAAAAAGACATGATCTTCCTTTTAGCACATCATCTTATCATAGATGGCGTATCCTGGAGAATCTTACTGGAACAGTTATCCCGGCTGTACCTGATGACCAACCCGGAAGACCTTCATCTTTCAGCTACAGGGTCCTATTACCAGTGGTCAGTTGCTTTGAAGCAGCGGGTGCAGCAGATCTCTGTCGCTGAACAGGATTACTGGGAAAAGATGAGTGAAAGCATAAAAGATGAATGGCCGGCAGAAAGACACATAGAAAAGACATTCCGTCACTATGAATTGCGAAGTGGTGTTTTGCCCGCAGAAAAAACAGGTCAGTTGCTGCACATGGATCTGCATGGAATGGGAATATCGATCGAAGAGATCTTACTATCCTGCCTGTCTGAAACGATCTGCAGGTGGAATGGGATGGACGAAATAACCTGTTACCTGGAATCTCATGGCAGAAGTAGTACCGGTGATGCTGCTGTTTTTGCAGAAACGATTGGCTGGTTTACCATGAAATACCCAATCAGGCTTTCCGGCATGCCGGATGCTGAAGTAGCGGGCAACATTCAGCAAACCATTCATGCGATGGAACAAATACCCGGTAATGGAGAAGGGTATCTTTGTCTTAAATACCTGACGGAAGAAAATGTGCTTAAAAATGGGAATGAGCCGTTTTTTACTTTCAATTACCTGGGACAAGGAGATACGCTGGATAATACTCCGTTTTCCATTCATAAAATATCCTCTTTTCAACAGGATATCGGGGGAGAAATTTATATGCCTTCTGCGGTTTTCTTTACACTGATTATTACAGATGGTGTTTTATGCATTGATATTTCTTATCACCAGGGAGTTTATACAAGGTCTGCCATTGAAGAGCTGTTGCAGCTATACATACTTACCCTTGAAAGATATATTACCGAATTGCGGAGTGATACCTATTCATTTAAAAGAACATTATCCGGAATAGATACCCAGGGGCTTAATGCAAGGGAGCTGGATGAGATACTTAATTCAATTTAA
- a CDS encoding non-ribosomal peptide synthetase, with amino-acid sequence MQHNIQSIQILTPLQEGLLFHSLAKTDDQAYFEQYCFTLPGKIDEVCFEKSLAFIFQRHDALRTKFIADKGVRPVQVILESMTPELSVHPLEKDEPAKQQAYLDTFLEQDRLRSFELQSGPLFRVAILQLGDVSKLVVSFHHIILDGWSYAIIMHELISHYRAEKNGLQFQPGKPVSFTGITGWLATQKQEEITAYWLKHLDIEPDFTVASLTPVFMQPSVSMQQVSLQTVLSTEVSNALKQAAVKLRVSVNSILYGIWGILLSRYSRRQKVVSGVTVSGREIDIPDAERVVGMCINTMPFAFQVEDSLLLDQYFKDISGRLISSFPYQYCSVVEIQHAAGIEGALFDHILAVEDYPFDEVKNQRDDKVFETTVFDRTNYPLSVHISVGEGILWRLSYNPDRYPDALMVQVLKHIELLATQVAAAVSHGLRLSDISIWGDVHTNKLINSFNDTKGDYPAEETLLSIYYAQLNRQSPAILEDENHRFTVKEIELYSNAVQSALAGAGIEKGDVVAICCERSVWLMVAIMGVFKRGATYLPIDMRLPEERISYMMQDAGAKVVLGYGKLSFSTGADNIYIDIESAIQQPHVSGIDVVALEPADAAYIIYTSGSTGNPKGVVVEHGAVVNRIYWMQKEYPLSQMDCILQKTTSSFDVSVWELFHWLFSGCNTFFLAAGKESAPDEMIRTIKERQITVIHFVPSMLSLFMDMLLQEGNASDCASLQYVFSSGEALSFGAVQQFNDYLYRQHNTLLINLYGPTEATVDCTGFVCSPLAETYKYIPIGKPLLNDRAYIFDAQYRLLPPWIPGELWVAGVGVARGYIGKESLTREKFMADPFVKGERMYRTGDLAMWSDTGNLIYLGRIDQQIKFNGQRIEPGDIEAKILLLEGVREAVVLLHKKAAGISILYALYTGDEIPLLSIREQLAKWLPAYMIPSGFKCVEHIPRLGSGKINRKEVLLLLKDEVPATAGLQEDAVQFELRQIWQKLIGKQVDPALDFFANGGHSLTAIRMLSAIRRNFDVQVSLPDILTHNTLKDLSAFIKELQPSSATIVTASPAPDALALLPAQESIYVLESLPDIGCTYHVPGLIRLEEKPDEQLLLQAIKELMKRHTVLCTRFLQIDGNVQQQILPADIVFDAFIIAGGLTYLEPDSEDPLALFRQQRQKIAIDQAPLCRFYLLQQHSVFFLLMDIHHLITDEYSNTLFLRELIQLYHQEELPQPSLQFHDVVRWYEQTYLPGEQYANDKAWWAKWLEALPASLQLPAAPITGDSLFEGNTLQDVFPAGVAGKIRSLSADLGVTDFAVILSVFQLVLARLTKQASFTCGIPVSNRSIAGMEDVTGFMVNTLPIRADLLPAVPFREYMRETGRRLSALMQHAWYPLSHILMDKKLAGSGNTQPLFNILFNYVVLPQDDDERDFPDKQLETDAKFDLSIEVTAQHETFFISVIYATGKVDAAFPQLLYDTFCELLEGDIIKLDTFIKVKLPAIETPVPLIVTRDTTADTIVLQQLSLLFKETLGLEVVHPEDDFFFSGGHSLLAIKLINRIRERLKVKLNLYDVFNNPRLVDLASLITSLERAADQDIPMAGERDFYAVSPLQRRLWLLQTNEPQDISYNMTTAFRVMIALNKPLLEECLDYLVQRHDQLRASIVLYDDGPVVKLSGTLLSAAYLHYVDGVESVEEFKSLAGDFCNQPFILNQGPLFRVMIMQNNPQDFYIVFNLHHIITDGWSISILLSELILLYNAKLKGDHYSLPPLSLRYVDFAQWMSGRNQQDSSAYWLSRIGPQIRQAAFPHVKTEDNLLGATSNFILPDDLSRLVIQTAQERKCTTFQLMMFAFALLQSRLSGNDHFIIGTSVSGRTNSAMEPVVGFFVNMMPVVVNIDKQVILREALQHFAAGMAADMAHAAIPFDELSALFRKERAIQLGNYINTRFVYNDFSSLDIHAGDIAVEEIEVKMEGSKFDLSFTVQPFGEGLSLNVEYKTSMYTKTVIHTYANQWQMMLKRVCELDDVKVESLFLTGWDESAVNLKSRSHELLKHLKGVS; translated from the coding sequence ATGCAGCATAATATTCAAAGTATACAAATACTAACACCCCTGCAGGAAGGGTTGTTATTTCATTCCCTGGCAAAGACGGATGATCAGGCTTATTTTGAGCAATATTGTTTTACCCTGCCTGGTAAAATAGATGAAGTCTGTTTTGAAAAAAGTCTTGCCTTCATATTTCAACGGCATGATGCATTACGTACAAAGTTTATTGCTGATAAGGGTGTTCGGCCAGTGCAGGTGATACTGGAAAGTATGACACCGGAGTTAAGTGTTCACCCGCTGGAAAAGGATGAACCGGCTAAACAGCAGGCATACCTTGATACATTTCTTGAACAGGACAGGTTACGTTCTTTTGAGCTGCAGTCAGGACCATTGTTCCGGGTAGCGATATTACAACTGGGCGATGTTTCAAAGCTGGTGGTTTCATTTCACCACATAATTCTAGATGGCTGGAGTTATGCGATTATCATGCATGAATTGATCAGTCATTACCGCGCAGAAAAGAACGGGCTGCAGTTTCAACCTGGTAAGCCGGTTTCTTTTACGGGTATTACGGGTTGGCTGGCCACACAGAAACAGGAAGAGATAACGGCTTACTGGTTAAAGCACCTGGATATTGAACCGGATTTTACGGTGGCTTCTTTAACCCCCGTTTTTATGCAGCCCTCCGTTAGCATGCAGCAGGTTTCCCTGCAAACTGTTTTAAGCACGGAAGTATCAAATGCATTAAAACAGGCAGCAGTAAAACTCCGCGTAAGCGTTAATTCCATCTTATATGGTATATGGGGAATTTTATTATCGCGATACAGCCGCCGGCAAAAAGTTGTTTCGGGTGTAACAGTGTCCGGACGTGAAATTGACATCCCTGATGCCGAACGTGTGGTGGGTATGTGTATCAATACAATGCCATTCGCATTCCAGGTAGAAGATAGCTTATTACTGGATCAGTATTTTAAGGATATTTCGGGGAGACTGATCAGCAGCTTTCCCTATCAGTATTGTTCCGTAGTGGAAATTCAACATGCGGCAGGAATAGAAGGTGCACTGTTTGATCATATACTGGCAGTGGAAGATTACCCGTTTGATGAAGTGAAAAACCAGCGCGATGATAAGGTATTTGAAACAACTGTATTTGATCGTACCAATTATCCCTTATCTGTTCATATATCTGTAGGAGAGGGTATTTTATGGCGACTATCCTACAACCCGGACAGGTATCCGGATGCACTTATGGTGCAGGTGCTCAAACACATTGAACTGCTGGCTACCCAGGTAGCAGCAGCTGTTAGTCATGGTTTACGGCTCTCAGACATCAGCATTTGGGGGGATGTCCATACGAATAAACTGATCAATAGTTTCAATGATACAAAGGGCGATTATCCGGCAGAAGAAACGCTTTTATCGATTTATTACGCGCAGCTAAATCGTCAGTCGCCGGCTATTCTTGAAGATGAAAATCACCGGTTTACAGTAAAGGAAATAGAGCTGTACAGTAATGCGGTACAGTCTGCACTGGCCGGCGCCGGCATTGAAAAAGGGGATGTAGTGGCTATTTGTTGCGAACGGTCTGTATGGCTGATGGTGGCTATCATGGGGGTTTTTAAACGTGGAGCCACTTACCTGCCGATTGATATGCGGTTACCAGAAGAACGTATCTCCTACATGATGCAGGATGCGGGGGCAAAGGTGGTGCTTGGGTATGGTAAACTTTCTTTTAGTACTGGCGCAGATAACATTTACATAGATATTGAATCTGCTATTCAACAGCCGCATGTATCCGGCATTGATGTGGTTGCCCTGGAACCGGCAGATGCGGCATATATTATTTATACTTCCGGATCTACCGGTAACCCTAAGGGAGTGGTGGTGGAGCATGGAGCTGTGGTGAACAGGATATACTGGATGCAAAAAGAGTATCCACTGTCACAAATGGATTGCATCCTGCAAAAAACCACCAGCAGTTTTGACGTTTCTGTATGGGAGTTATTTCACTGGTTGTTTTCCGGATGCAATACTTTCTTTTTAGCTGCAGGGAAGGAAAGTGCACCAGACGAGATGATACGCACGATCAAAGAGCGGCAGATTACAGTGATTCATTTTGTACCTTCTATGTTGTCCCTGTTTATGGACATGCTTTTACAGGAAGGTAATGCCAGTGATTGCGCTTCTCTGCAATATGTTTTTTCCAGTGGAGAGGCATTATCCTTTGGAGCAGTACAACAGTTTAATGACTACTTATACCGGCAGCATAACACCCTGCTGATTAATCTGTATGGACCAACGGAAGCGACTGTGGATTGTACCGGGTTTGTTTGTTCTCCTTTAGCGGAAACTTATAAATATATTCCAATCGGAAAGCCTTTGCTGAATGACAGGGCTTATATCTTTGACGCACAATACCGGTTACTGCCACCGTGGATACCAGGCGAACTCTGGGTTGCAGGTGTCGGCGTTGCACGTGGTTATATTGGTAAAGAATCACTGACCAGGGAAAAGTTTATGGCAGATCCTTTTGTAAAAGGCGAACGGATGTACCGTACCGGGGATCTTGCGATGTGGAGTGATACCGGCAATCTCATATACCTGGGCAGAATAGATCAGCAGATTAAATTCAATGGCCAGCGGATAGAACCCGGTGATATTGAAGCAAAAATATTATTGTTGGAAGGAGTGCGGGAAGCCGTTGTCCTGTTGCATAAAAAGGCGGCTGGAATTTCCATATTATATGCTCTTTATACAGGAGATGAAATACCGCTGCTTAGCATCCGGGAACAACTGGCCAAATGGCTTCCGGCATATATGATCCCCTCTGGTTTTAAGTGTGTGGAACATATACCGCGATTAGGCAGTGGAAAGATTAACCGTAAGGAGGTACTTTTATTACTGAAAGATGAAGTGCCTGCCACTGCCGGTTTGCAGGAAGATGCAGTACAGTTTGAATTAAGGCAGATATGGCAAAAACTGATCGGGAAGCAGGTAGACCCTGCACTTGATTTCTTTGCCAATGGCGGGCATAGCCTCACCGCTATCAGGATGTTATCTGCTATCAGAAGAAATTTTGATGTACAGGTTTCCTTACCGGATATATTAACACATAACACGCTGAAAGATCTGTCGGCTTTCATAAAAGAACTGCAACCATCCTCCGCAACTATTGTTACAGCTTCTCCTGCGCCGGATGCACTGGCACTGCTACCTGCACAGGAAAGTATTTACGTGTTGGAAAGTTTGCCTGATATTGGTTGTACTTACCATGTTCCCGGCCTGATACGCCTGGAAGAAAAACCGGATGAACAGCTTTTGCTGCAGGCTATAAAAGAGCTGATGAAAAGACATACAGTTCTTTGTACCAGGTTTCTACAAATTGATGGTAATGTGCAACAGCAGATACTTCCTGCAGATATAGTATTTGATGCATTCATTATAGCGGGAGGATTAACTTACCTGGAGCCGGATAGCGAAGATCCATTAGCTTTATTCCGGCAGCAAAGGCAAAAAATAGCTATTGATCAGGCGCCATTGTGCAGGTTTTATCTGTTGCAGCAGCATAGTGTCTTCTTCCTTTTAATGGATATACATCATCTTATCACAGATGAGTATTCCAACACTTTATTCCTCCGGGAATTAATACAGTTATATCATCAGGAAGAACTTCCTCAGCCTTCCCTACAGTTTCATGATGTGGTAAGATGGTATGAACAAACATATCTTCCGGGAGAGCAATATGCAAACGACAAAGCGTGGTGGGCCAAATGGTTGGAAGCATTGCCGGCTTCATTACAGTTGCCGGCAGCACCTATTACCGGTGATTCATTGTTTGAAGGAAATACATTACAGGATGTATTTCCTGCCGGAGTCGCCGGTAAGATCCGGTCATTGTCGGCAGATCTGGGTGTAACAGACTTCGCCGTAATATTATCTGTGTTCCAGTTAGTATTAGCCCGTTTAACAAAACAAGCCAGCTTTACTTGTGGTATTCCTGTTTCCAACAGGAGTATTGCCGGGATGGAAGATGTTACCGGGTTTATGGTAAACACGCTTCCCATCCGGGCAGATTTGCTACCGGCTGTTCCCTTCCGGGAATATATGCGGGAAACAGGCAGGCGGTTATCAGCATTGATGCAACATGCATGGTATCCGCTTTCACATATTTTGATGGATAAGAAGTTAGCAGGCTCCGGTAATACACAACCCCTGTTTAATATTCTTTTCAATTACGTGGTATTACCACAGGATGACGATGAACGGGATTTTCCGGACAAGCAGCTTGAGACGGATGCTAAATTTGATCTCAGTATTGAAGTTACCGCGCAACACGAAACTTTTTTTATTTCTGTGATATATGCTACCGGAAAAGTGGATGCGGCTTTCCCGCAATTATTGTATGATACTTTCTGTGAACTGCTGGAGGGAGATATTATAAAACTGGATACTTTCATCAAAGTTAAACTGCCTGCAATTGAAACGCCTGTGCCATTGATCGTTACAAGGGATACAACTGCCGATACCATTGTATTGCAACAGCTATCCCTGTTATTTAAAGAAACACTGGGGCTTGAAGTAGTACATCCTGAAGATGACTTTTTCTTTTCAGGCGGTCATAGTCTGTTAGCGATTAAACTGATTAACAGGATACGGGAGCGGCTCAAAGTAAAGCTCAATTTGTACGATGTATTTAATAACCCGCGGTTGGTCGACCTGGCATCATTGATCACCTCCCTTGAAAGAGCGGCTGATCAGGATATTCCAATGGCTGGGGAGCGCGATTTTTATGCGGTTTCACCTTTGCAGAGAAGGCTCTGGTTGCTTCAGACAAATGAACCGCAGGATATCTCTTACAATATGACCACCGCTTTCAGGGTAATGATTGCTTTAAACAAACCATTACTTGAAGAATGCCTGGATTACCTTGTGCAGCGTCATGATCAGCTGAGAGCAAGCATAGTGCTGTATGATGATGGTCCTGTAGTAAAATTATCAGGAACACTGCTTTCAGCTGCTTATCTGCATTATGTAGATGGTGTTGAAAGCGTAGAGGAATTTAAATCCCTGGCAGGTGATTTCTGTAACCAGCCGTTCATATTGAATCAGGGGCCGTTATTCCGTGTGATGATCATGCAAAATAATCCGCAGGATTTTTATATCGTATTCAACCTGCACCATATTATTACGGATGGATGGTCTATCTCTATCCTGTTATCAGAATTGATCCTGCTTTACAATGCAAAACTAAAAGGAGATCATTATTCGTTGCCTCCACTTTCTTTACGTTATGTAGATTTTGCACAATGGATGTCTGGAAGGAATCAGCAAGACTCATCCGCATACTGGTTGTCGAGAATTGGACCACAGATCCGGCAGGCCGCTTTTCCACATGTAAAAACTGAAGACAATTTATTGGGAGCCACTTCGAATTTTATTCTGCCTGACGATCTTTCACGTCTGGTTATACAAACAGCCCAGGAAAGGAAATGCACCACATTTCAACTAATGATGTTTGCTTTTGCATTATTGCAATCCAGGCTTTCGGGCAATGATCATTTTATAATTGGCACCTCTGTATCCGGGAGGACGAACAGTGCGATGGAGCCTGTTGTAGGATTTTTTGTGAATATGATGCCTGTGGTAGTAAATATTGATAAACAGGTGATACTCCGGGAAGCCTTACAGCATTTTGCAGCAGGTATGGCTGCTGATATGGCACATGCCGCCATTCCATTTGATGAGTTGTCTGCCTTATTCAGAAAAGAGAGAGCGATACAGTTAGGGAATTATATCAACACCCGGTTTGTATATAACGATTTTTCTTCGCTGGATATACATGCCGGTGATATTGCAGTTGAAGAGATAGAAGTGAAAATGGAAGGAAGCAAGTTTGATCTCAGTTTTACCGTGCAACCATTCGGGGAAGGTTTATCACTCAATGTTGAATATAAAACAAGCATGTATACCAAAACGGTGATTCATACTTATGCGAATCAATGGCAAATGATGCTGAAACGTGTTTGTGAACTGGACGACGTGAAGGTGGAATCGCTTTTTTTAACCGGTTGGGATGAATCTGCTGTCAACCTGAAATCCCGTTCCCATGAGCTATTGAAACATTTGAAAGGTGTATCATAA